In Brachypodium distachyon strain Bd21 chromosome 5, Brachypodium_distachyon_v3.0, whole genome shotgun sequence, the genomic window GGCATGCGTGgcattaacaaaaaaaatgccgTACGACTCTGCTCCAGTCAGGTGATGCGTCAAATTTACAGAAAACTGAACTCATGCTTTGGACACAGCTCCCCTCAAAGAATCAACCTAGTGTTACATATGTATCACCCAAAAGAACACAATAATTACAAGGCTCAAAACTTACAACATCAGAATATGGACTGCTCAACAAGGAACAACTTATGCAGCCGCTGTAGTGCACAATACACAGCGCATTCTAGACTCGCCCGACGGGGAACCATCATCATCCTCTGAACCTTCATCGCTATCCCGAGCGTTATTGTTTGCTTTCATTGAGTCTAATCCACCTTCGAGGCAAGACAGATGATATGCATGACAGCAGTAGAACACAATGGCAGAGATGTCCTGTATAGATAATGGATCAAAGCACAAGCAGCATCGAGCACCACATCTTGTTCTTGATTTGATCTCTAAAGTGCGTAAACTCGATGATCTGTCGCCCGTTCGTGAAGATCCTTCATCGATTCTGGTTCCAACCTCCTCATCCAAGCTTGCCATGCAGACTCCACGTCGAGCCTCATGGTAGTATTTAACCAACAGATTAACACAATCAGCCTGTAGAAGGAAGGGTCAGCAAACATTTTGGATGGATGATAGACCAGGGTAGTGAAATGGCGTCAAATGACCTTTAGTATATCGTTGCATCCATTCCTCAGTGAAGTTTCTGTTCGATAGTCTGTCACAATTTTCACAAGGCGATCCCGCAATCTATCGAAGTGTGAATAATCAATAAATAATTGAACCAGGAAAGGAAACATGTCAGATGTAATGGAGGCGCCTATCAGAAAGATTCTATATTTTCAATATACCCTATAATGCCATGATAAGCCCATGTAGGAGTATTAGGTAGCACTCCGTACTTTCATAAATTGTGGTGAATTATAATGGAAGAAATTCATACGTTTGACGTTTCTCtcgtgtactccctccatcccatatcaagtgactcaaatttatccaaatatggatgtatctatgcctaaaaagcgtctgatacatataatagaaagtcacttaatacgagacggagggagtagtattttcaAAGATGAAAGTTGTGATATTTGGACAAAATAGACTTTGGTGGGAACATACTTGGGTATTTCTAGCCCATCGGGAACCAAACTGACAATATATAGAGGGTCAAGATTGCCGACAGTATGTTCCAACAACATCCCGACCTGCTCATCAGTCACAATAAATAACATAAGAGTACAGAATGATATCAGATTATCGGTCTCGTGAGGATTAAACAGAAATCTCATCCAATTACCATTTCAGGCTTTTGGAGACACTGTGTTATCAGTTCCTCCCATAGTTCGTCGTCATGTTGCTCCGTCACAAATTCAACGGCCTGCATACAATTCAAATTTTAGGCTACTGTAACCCAATCCCGCAGAATCGAGTTGGTTAACACATCATTAAATAGCATAAGAAAATGAGGGTAGACGGGTTAGGACCTCTTGTATGTCTTCCAGTTTGTTTATAATCGTAGAAAGTGCTTGCTTGGCATTTCCCATACGACCAAGAACGAAAACTTGCTCCCTGACAAGTTCTTTTTGTGCAAATATTTCATACGCCTGAAACAACCATATGTCATGGTTACTGTCGTTAACGAATAACCAAATTTGCGAAGGAAATTATAGTATCAGGACTAGGACCTTGTCAAGCCTGTAATGCTGGCTGGTACGAAGGAAGGGTAGTAACATCCTTGGCTCGTAATCTGCATAAAGCTCCACCTGTGACAGATAGAATGGAGTTACTATTTGTGTCAATACACAAGCTAGAGGTCAAAAAGGTAGacaatataataaaatccagATACCTGCATATCATGGAAATCTTTTCCAGCATGTATGTCTGTCTCAAACAGAGCATGCAAATACTGATgcaataaatattttttgtcgCAGCTTTTACTAGCATGCAACAATTGATCCACGACTTCATACGGCGGAATGATATCACGGTGTTGGATCATTAGGTGAACTGTTCTTTTACTATCCAATATCATAAGATTGACAATCTGCAGAATATATACAAGAGCATAAATAAGTGGAGGACTTGATGTAAGGAGCTTAGACAACAGGCTAGGCTTTATGGCCACATTAATTTCCACAAAATTTGGTCATGGGTACAAACTAAATATGAAGCTTGCAGTAATTTAATTGGGAATCTTTACACCACCTTATCATGGAATGCATCATGCAAGTTGTGCTTCTCAATAAACTCAAATACTTCTGGCTTCAGGAGCTGAACAAAAAACAAGGGTTTAGCACTGCAGGGAACAGATACTCCCCggtccatattagttgtcgaaatattacatgtatttagacgctttttaggcatagatacatccatatttgggcaaatttgagacaattaatatgaatcggagggagtacaacagaTGCTCGTTTATATTAAATGTAGAAGGAAGCTGTtaactactacctccgatcctaaattcttgttgtgattttagtacaaatttgaactaaaaccacgacaagaatttaggatcagaaggAGTACAATTTTGGACGTACTTACTTCAGCAAAGAGAGAAAGTCCCTTTTCATATTGCTTATTGATCACATACAATTCAGCTAAAGCCTACAATCCAGACAAGACCAAGATATTTAGACATCAATCTCTTAAATAGCTCAAATAAATAGTGTACAGATTTTTAACATACAGTAAACAGTATTCCTACTCACCTCTTTTAATGCTTCAGTCATCGAGGAAGAATTGAGCTGTGGCTCGATTGCAGATATGACTGGTGAAGCAGAGTATAACGTAGGTGGCCAGTTTCGTATTGTAGTCAAAAGAAGTTCATGAAAAGAGGAATTGGTAGTTAAAGCTACAAGGGCAACCTACATAAACCAAATCAGAATAGCATTACAAATAGATAGGTTTTGAAAGACCaagcaaaaaataataatagtaCAAGCACCTCATAAGCGGTATCACTCAGCTGTGGATTCTCCGTAGGTATGTAAGGGATCAACACAGGAAGCTGGCGGAGATGAGCAAAGTGAAAGACCCACCTGTGGCAGGGAAGTTTGGTTACTACAGATAAAAATTGTACAATTAACACAGACAGTGTCCACAAAACCAATTCTATAAGTGAGAAATGGGCATGTTCATATTTTTCTCACCTCTCCCATGCTGAAGGAGATCCTCGAAGCAACTTCGGACAGAGTTGTGCAGCTTCAGCGTATTTCCTTTCAATTATCAAGTGGTCAAGGTATCTAGAGCCCACCtaatacaaaataaaatggaacaaagaaataattattcaaCTATTTCCTTGTGTAATTAGGTCTCTTGTTCATAGTTGAAGCAGCCCCTCCTAAAATTCTGACCTTCTGAAAAATGCATTGGACTAGCATAACATATATATTAGACGACCTAAGAAACAGGTCTAAATATTGTCAGCTTAGCCCATGACACTCAAAGGCCTAACGATGGTCCATCTTTTTAAAAGAACAAAGTATTGATTGATGATAGAGCTCTCATTCTCTCCGGAAAAAATGGCTAGGTTGTATATGCAAAAGTTAAAATGCAGGGGACCCTCAACCAGAGTGGCTCCTTGAAGTTGCACATTGCAATGTTGCTAAACAAATAAAGAAGGCATCCTCATCATCTGTATTTACTGATCAAACTTAACCATGCTACTTTACCTCATCAAGAAGCTCAGTCCTCCCTTGTCCTGCTTCAACTGCAGCCAATGCTTTTGCATGCCAACCATGTTGCAGAAGCCAAGCAATATGGTCTTCGGTATCTCTAATTAGAAGGCACATACTATCAGTGCAAATATCAACTCAATTTTTTATACAAAATTAGAAAtggatttttttccttgtggaAATTATAGTAACATAAGCaaactgagaaaaaaaaagaaattcagaTATCTGACTAGCATGGCTTTACTTCGTGTAcacaagaaaggaaaaatgaaatgTGGCTGCATCAGTTAAGTTACTGAAATGATCTATTGTCGGTAGCTAGCTCAATTGTCTGTGTTACAATAGAACCACACAggaaaaaatattgaaataaataaaacccTCAAAGGTGACATATCACGGAAAAATTGCAAATGAAGATCGGCACAATTTTAAAAGTAACATTTTGTCTAGATAATAGTGTCCTTGTTTAATTAGCAGTGGTAGAACTAGTGACATATGAAGGTTTTTGCAACATTTTAACAAACCTGGGCTTTGCAACCACTATATCCTTAGGAGATACGATGTAATACAGAGGTTCATCGCCAGCAGCCCACTGTCCACCCGCATTGCTACTTCCTGGATGGAGAAATGAGTAGATGGTTTCGTCATTACAGAAGTTCCagtgaagaatgaagaaaTGTCCATTCAGGCATTCACTGTTAAGAGCACAGTCCACTAAACCTGAGAAAGGCGCATGAGCAAGAATATAGTCCTTTGCCTTATAGAGCTCATAGCCATGAATCGGCAGAGCATCTGTAGTTAGCTCTTCGTTTTTCCATGATACAAGATGTATTTCTGGACGCTGCGCGGTTCCCTACAAAATGGTCAAACATAACGTAAAATGTAAATGTGAGAAATGTTATACGAGGACAAGCAGTGATGATTACCTGGCGTGAAGGAACAGAAGTATTATCTTTTTTATCTCTGCTATCCTCTTCAGGGATATATGCAAGCACAACTAAAAGATCACCGAATGGAGCAATCCCAGATATGTGGTAGCCTGTTTGGAACGAGCCAACAATATCAACATACTTCCCAGAACTTGCCGTGGTGATACTCCTTTGTATTCCATTGTACCCTGGAGATAAGTCTGTTCGGATTGCAGCAATCTTGACACTTGTTCCCCACCCAATAACTAAGACTGCGTCATCCTACATTTGTAAATGGCAATCAGTATTCAGCATGTACATTGCCCATTGAACacgcacacacaaaaaagaaaatgctaGAAATATTTCATTTGAGTCATATGCTAACAGCAATATGCATATCCTTTTTCCCCAGAAAATAAAGAACGCCATGCTCCTAGACATAAAACAATATGGTCCGCCATTCAGAAATAGATGTGCATCATAAGCTATTCAATTATTCATCTTGTGTTGGTTAATACCCTTTATCTAACACCATCCGACTCAAACTACGGATGGAAAAAGATTATGCCCCTATTGGATATTGAAAACATCAGCAGAAGCTTTAATTTTACATGAACTTTTTCCCTTTGCACTATATAGTAAATATTTCAATGTGCTGTCCTGATTGAAATGTTCCCAACTTTTCCAGAGGCTCATACTTGGTTGTAATAAATTATATATCATTCTTACAAATCTAAACATTAATTACCTGCCAGACCAAGTGAGGAACTAAAAAATCCGACCGAGGAATTCCTTTTGGTCTTTCAATGAATGCAATCCCTCTTTCCATTTTCATATCATGGACTTTCACCCCTGCGTCATTAGCCCAGGCAAGAAGGTCTGACCTCCACTTCATAGAATGGATTGGTCCTTCACCATCACGCAGGACCTACAAGGATCCGATAAAAACCATTAGAGCTCAGTGATCCATCAGGTTTATCTTGTCTGACAATGAAGCCAAGTGCACCTTTTTACTGTAGCCTCCACCCCAAGTTTTCTTTGTCTGAACGAGTACTTGACCTGCTAAACCACCTGTAGCAAATCTTTTGTAGTTCCTGGAATAGTCAGGGTCTAAAGCAATTGCTTTCATGGGGCGATGGTACTCAAACTTCAGTTTGTCATCAGTGAAGAGGCTGCTTATTACTACTGTGCCATCATCTGAGCAGCTGCCTATATATTCACCATCAGCAAAACTGATGTCGTTGATAGTTGCTGTGTGCGCAGCAATTTGCTTTAcctacaaaaaatatatttatttttatcagTGAACCTTGCAACCAACACAAGACTATGAAATTTACAGAGATGAAATCTACAACGGATAACAAAGTAATAAGAACACAGGCATCAATTTACACATCACGTGCCATTGTTTTAGCTATGGAATTTTCATGAACCCATTTAGAAAAATCAAAAAATGTGAAGCCGAGTGTTCCTATTCAGACATCAAATTATAGTCAGTCCAGCTACTCGCAACGACATGGTCACAGCTAATATTACCTTACACGAATTCAAGCATAATGAAGCTAGCAGTCACCTCGATTTACTCTCTAGCCTACGATGCTAGCAAAAATTGCTGTCGGAGATTTTCAGCACACAGCTATCGTACCCTCAACTCAGTTTCAGAACTAGACACGGAATCCTAACACGAGAAGAGAATTTCAGCATATGTCAATCAGAAGTATAATCCCTCAAAATTCCACCGATCATTATCCCCGCTGTAACGCTACCCTTAAAAGCCCGCGGCGGACAGAGCTCCCGCGCGCCCCGTCCCCCAAAATTTTCACCTCTGTGACGTCTGCCGCCCCACAATTGGCTAGCAGTTCTCCAGAAGGAAGCAGTAGACCAACGACACGAGACTAGAGCGCGGAAGTTAAGAGGAAGCCTTTAGGGACGATCCCGGTGGGTCTCTCAACGCCACAACGAAGTACGAACCCCCAATTCCGCAAGCAGCCGCGTACCTGGTTTCCCTGGAAGTCGAGGACGTGGAGGGTGCCGTCGTGGGTGCCGAGCAGGACGGCGCGGTCGGTGACGGcgatggccgcggcggcgtcggtggAGAGGATCGCCGGCACGCTCCCGCCCAGACGCTGGTACTTGAGccgcggctcctcctcctcctcctcatcctccccaacctcctcctcaccatcctcctcgtcgtcgtcctcctctcgCTCGTGCTCCCCTCCGTCGCCGTTCTCCAGCGGGTTGTGGTGCTGGTGCCCGCCGCGCCTAGCGGACGACATCctggcctcgccgccggcgggagATCGCGCACGAGATCCCTGCTCGCCGCCGATCGGGGGGTGGAATTCGGGGAAAAGGGGAGGGTTGAAACCGTAAAAATGCTGCCCGGTCTCGCTGTTTGGATTGGTGTTCGTCTATCGGTTTGTCGTTAAGGCCGTAACCCATAAACTTAAGAATACAGACCGAACCGGTCGGGTTAGACGAGTCGGACTCGAGCCGGCCGGTCGGTCGAGCTAGCCCGGCTTCCGGTTTTGGACCGTGCAGAATGTGCCCACGTGGGCCTACACGGTACCCTATTCAAACAAGTACTGCCCCTTAttagcttttttttaaccaacgttttgaccacaaattattttattaatatttaattatatgacatagttttatatccattatattcctACTCAAAGATCTTTGCTtttggttatgattttgatcacattagtcacatctCTTGGGAGTGCTTTCATGTGTCCAGCTTTTATTTCTGGGCATGAcatctaatatttttttatcttttttattCAGGTCGAGGACACCACGGATGAGTTACAAGAGCAGCTTAAAAGTCTGGAGAACGGAGGTATTTCGtctatgcattttttttatgtttatgCACATTGacattttgttaaaaaaaactgtgaaTCTATCCAATTAATGATTCATGTTGTGCTCTCATCGATTGGTTCGGTTTTGGTTCAGGAAGTCAAAAAAGGACTACTCGGCGGCGATCTTCGAGAGGAAGAAGTCGTCCAGCCGGTTGGTGGTCGACGAGGCCATGAATGACGACAACTGCTGAAGGTATGAGCATCAGCGctatttttcttctattttggtcgaaTTCTGAGGGCACGCGTTGTTATTTAGGATGCTGATCTGTGGCACCAAACTGATCCCGTCACTCAACTAGCTCTAATCGAGTAAGTAGATCATTGTTAGTCTGATTGAGTAAGTAGGTACACCTGCCAAATGTTCTGCTAGGCAAAGTGCAACAGGCAGATGCTGCATTATGGGCCTTGGTAagtctgcattttttttccacccTCTTATGATTATTTTCCCCTACCTAGGTAACTAGCAGGCTTTATACATGGAGCAGAACATAGCAAGTTGGTAGACTAGATACTCTTTTCAGTTTTTAGAGTTGCCTTTGGTGCTGTAAGTTAGGTCACTAGATTTTAGAGTTCCTGGTGGTATTTTCCAGCTGTAGCTTGCCTTTCACTTGCTAACTATAACTACTATTCTATTCTGATATACTTTACATGTGGTCTTGCCTTATAATGCTGGAAATTTATTCTGATGTATGTTCCCATCATGCAGAATAGGTAATTTGTTGTGCAACACACAACGAGGATACGATTGGATACTGTAAGGACCCTTGATACACATGGCCTATTATTTGGATATTGCTTTGAACTAACTAAATTAACATCTCAAAACAAGTAGCCAAGTTTGATTCCTTGATCTCTATACAACATTTGTTacattctttttctttcattaTGATTGTGTGCAGATAGGTAAATTTAATGGGTGGCCATACAGGCAATGATCTGTTCTCTAATCCTACCTCTTTACAAAGCTCCTTGCTTTCTTCCAACTATGCCTGTTTTCTCACAATAGATTGGTTTGCCTTGTCTGAGCTTAACACAGAATCCATGCATGCTTGATAATTTATAGGTGCAATCTTCAGTTGATGAACGTCAGAGGGCTTGGCATAGGCCATGTCAAGAGCCACCTCCAGGTATATGTAGTACATATACAATCTCTGCACCTCCTGCATTTGATttttgttcatcttcttcctcctcgtatATATAGATTTCTCTGTGCATCAATTAATCTCTTCTTGAAAGCTTGATGCATCTTTTAAATTCTGACGTCTTCATTCAGATGTACGCACGAGAATCGACGACTCGGGCCAGAGTATGTTTATGATAAGAATTTCCTTATTATTTCCTTTGTGTTCTTTCTTTTGAGACAATATGCTTAATTTGTGTTCTTTTGGTATGGACTGAGTAGTACATCTTGTCTCGGATCTGGCAATTTAGTTTAATTTTGTGTAGTCATGAGTGCTCATATTTCCTTTCCTCATGCCTTCCATCATGGTTAGAGTGGTGCCGTCACCATATTGTCAAGGTAGTTTGATCCATTAGATTTCTACTCTTTCAGTTCAATTGTTTTCTTACCtagcatatatatgcatgcacgcTACCAAATTATTCAAGTAATTAATTGATCCCTTTATCCTAACTAGCTAGCAACATTGTTGATCTGACTACTGTCTTTTAGTTTATCGTTTCAGAACTTTCTCCTTCTTATACCTTCAGCTTCCAATATAGATCACACTTCGAAACAAATTCATCTGAACGTAGACTAAATTGAGGAAAACTTTTACGTTTTTCTTCTGTCAAAAATTTCCTGCTGGTTTGACATCATAGATATGCATCACTTAGGAACTCTATGTCTCACGggattcaaattttaatttgagctaaaaaaatgaaaattagTACGGAGTAATAACAATGTTAAATGAAACATATGTATAAAATATCTATGCCTTTGTCATGTTTCTTTGTTTATCATTTCAGAATTTGTCCATTTTATACCTTTCAATATGGATTGCATTATGATTCTATTGTGGGTATTCTCATACTGATTTGGCATGGCCTAGATATGCATCATTTAGGAACTCTTTATGTCTCACAGCTTAAAGGATTGTAATTTTGTTGAGCtgaaaaaaactaaattttCACTTGCAAGGTAACTATTTAGCATAATAGCTTTTTGTTTCCGCAGAGCCTGATTAATAGACTGGCAGACGTATCAAAGTCTAGAAGGAACACCAGAGTATAGTCCAATCAACATCGACATGGACAGGTAAATTGCTTCTGTGATTAATATCAAACTCAAAACACAATTTCTGCAAACAATTAGATCATTTCTGACATTATAGTTTGCGTGAAGCCTCAACTGGAGGAACGACAAGATCTGTGGCCCcgcaagaaaaacaaagcagATTGGGTAGGATCGGCGACACGAGGTACTGTCTTTGATTTACAGACCCAGACATACCTTGCCTGTCGCTCACCGCATGTTTAGGTTGTTATCCATTAgggtaaaaaagaagaacataaGGGTTTTTAAGAAGCAGCTAGCCAGGCGTTTtaaattcttttgtttttcttctgttgtATATAAaccttttatttccttttcccAGAGAAAGAAAAGTGGATTCTCAGTCTTCGATcatgattttttctttttctggaaTTTCATCCATTGAACACTGCCCCAATGGTTATGTTTGTCCGCCACGATGTTGTCGACACGGCTTAGTCCTTTTAGCTTTCAGTTCAGTAATTCGTATATTCAGTTACTAAATAGGTTTTACATTCTTAATGATATTGGAGTACTAGGTTTTAAGTTATAGGCTTGCAACTATGTGCTGACCATTCCCTCGATCTCCGACATTTTCTGTTACCATGATTCGCTTGCTCACAGAAAAACCTTTCATGACCCTAGGTTCAGTAACTAGGCATGCCCTGGTTCTTTATTTTGGCTGTCTTTTagtgattcttttttttttctgcgttCTTGTCCGCGATGTGCGTTTGTCAGGTACAATATAAACCATTGGCGATTCTAGGTGAAACAGTTTGCGTTATATGAGGGTGAACACATGGTAGTTTGGTGTCTGGCAAGGGTGGACGGGTGAGGACAAGAGAGGTCTCATGTATTAATTTAATTGAACGTAGCACAAAACTATATAGTTAATCTGACAACACCATGCTTCTCAAAATTTAACTAAAGTTTTGTCCGATACCTTTCCTGAAATAAAGAGTAGCGCATAGCCACACAACAGATAAGTTGATCTTCCATCAGCTGGCAAGTCTTCTACCTTTTAATCAGAACGTCAAAAAACTGTAGTTATGTATCCGCAACTCTATAGAAGAGGATAAGAAAATTGCTGACTTTTAGCCTTTTATTCACTTGTTGCTTTTCTGTTCCACATACCGGAGATCATAAAATTGTATGTTTATCCATTTATCACAGGACCATATGGGTATCTGTACTTAACACACTTCGACCTAAATTGCGTCTATGGAAATGAATTCACCATGAAGGCGGCGCAAGTTCAGCATCTGCAGCACATCATTGGTTCAGCCAACCTAGATATCAGCAACCAAGTCTATGCTATGAATAAAACTTTCACTTCAACAAAAAGAATGGTACATTCAGCTATCTTTCATGAAAATATATCATCCAACGATGATCTATACCTCAATATGCTGCTCTTCATCTCATATGTAATACTTTAGGCTGATGGCATCCTAGGTATGCAGATATTTAGCATATTTGTA contains:
- the LOC100845963 gene encoding vacuolar protein sorting-associated protein 41 homolog is translated as MSSARRGGHQHHNPLENGDGGEHEREEDDDEEDGEEEVGEDEEEEEEPRLKYQRLGGSVPAILSTDAAAAIAVTDRAVLLGTHDGTLHVLDFQGNQVKQIAAHTATINDISFADGEYIGSCSDDGTVVISSLFTDDKLKFEYHRPMKAIALDPDYSRNYKRFATGGLAGQVLVQTKKTWGGGYSKKVLRDGEGPIHSMKWRSDLLAWANDAGVKVHDMKMERGIAFIERPKGIPRSDFLVPHLVWQDDAVLVIGWGTSVKIAAIRTDLSPGYNGIQRSITTASSGKYVDIVGSFQTGYHISGIAPFGDLLVVLAYIPEEDSRDKKDNTSVPSRQGTAQRPEIHLVSWKNEELTTDALPIHGYELYKAKDYILAHAPFSGSSNAGGQWAAGDEPLYYIVSPKDIVVAKPRDTEDHIAWLLQHGWHAKALAAVEAGQGRTELLDEVGSRYLDHLIIERKYAEAAQLCPKLLRGSPSAWERWVFHFAHLRQLPVLIPYIPTENPQLSDTAYEVALVALTTNSSFHELLLTTIRNWPPTLYSASPVISAIEPQLNSSSMTEALKEALAELYVINKQYEKGLSLFAELLKPEVFEFIEKHNLHDAFHDKIVNLMILDSKRTVHLMIQHRDIIPPYEVVDQLLHASKSCDKKYLLHQYLHALFETDIHAGKDFHDMQVELYADYEPRMLLPFLRTSQHYRLDKAYEIFAQKELVREQVFVLGRMGNAKQALSTIINKLEDIQEAVEFVTEQHDDELWEELITQCLQKPEMVGMLLEHTVGNLDPLYIVSLVPDGLEIPKLRDRLVKIVTDYRTETSLRNGCNDILKADCVNLLVKYYHEARRGVCMASLDEEVGTRIDEGSSRTGDRSSSLRTLEIKSRTRCGARCCLCFDPLSIQDISAIVFYCCHAYHLSCLEGGLDSMKANNNARDSDEGSEDDDGSPSGESRMRCVLCTTAAA